Proteins from one Sander lucioperca isolate FBNREF2018 chromosome 16, SLUC_FBN_1.2, whole genome shotgun sequence genomic window:
- the thrb gene encoding thyroid hormone receptor beta isoform X4 yields MSEPAENCSPRWKDEAIQNGYIPSYLDKDELCVVCGDKATGYHYRCITCEGCKGFFRRTIQKNLNPTYACKYEGKCVIDKVTRNQCQECRFKKCIAVGMATDLVLDDSKRLAKRKLIEENRERRRKEELQKTVWDRQEPTQEEWELIRMVTEAHMATNAQGNHWKQKRKFLVEEAMLLNEITCNLFYTSDQSAAGVKETKPEENGQASMVNTPEGNKVDIEAFSQFTKIITPAITRVVDFAKKLPMFCELPCEDQIILLKGCCMEIMSLRAAVRYDPESETLTLNGEMAVTREQLKNGGLGVVSDAIFDLGVSLSSFNLDDSEVALLQAVILLSSDRPGLSSVERIERCQEEFLLAFEHYINYRKHKVAHFWPKLLMKVTDLRMIGACHASRFLHMKVECPTELFPPLFLEVFED; encoded by the exons GGTACATTCCAAGTTACCTGGACAAGGATGAGCTATGTGTAGTGTGCGGGGACAAAGCCACAGGCTATCACTATCGCTGCATTACCTGTGAAGGTTGCAAG GGTTTCTTCAGGCGGACGATTCAGAAGAATCTCAACCCAACCTACGCTTGTAAGTACGAGGGGAAATGTGTCATCGACAAAGTGACCAGAAACCAGTGCCAGGAATGCCGCTTCAAGAAGTGCATTGCGGTGGGCATGGCGACCGACT tgGTGCTGGACGACAGCAAGAGGCTGGCCAAGCGGAAGCTAATCGAGGAGAACCGGGAGCGCCGTAGGaaggaggagctgcagaagACGGTGTGGGACCGACAGGAGCCCACCCAGGAGGAGTGGGAGCTGATCCGTATGGTGACGGAGGCCCACATGGCCACCAACGCACAGGGCAACCACTGGAAGCAGAAGCGGAAATTCCTG GTCGAGGAAGCTATGCTTCTTAATGAAATAACATGTAATTTATTCTATACTTCTGACCAGAGTGCAGCGGGGGTGAAGGAAACTAAG CCTGAGGAGAATGGTCAAGCGTCCATGGTCAATACACCCGAAGGAAACAAAGTGGATATAGAAGCCTTCAGTCAGTTTACAAAAATTATCACCCCTGCCATAACCCGAGTGGTGGACTTTGCCAAAAAACTGCCTATGTTTTGTGAG CTGCCTTGTGAAGACCAGATCATCCTGTTGAAAGGCTGCTGCATGGAGATCATGTCGCTGCGAGCCGCGGTCCGCTACGACCCGGAGAGTGAGACGCTCACGCTCAACGGCGAGATGGCGGTCACGCGGGAGCAGCTGAAGAACGGCGGCCTGGGCGTGGTCTCGGACGCCATCTTTGACCTGGGCGTGTCGCTGTCCTCCTTTAACCTGGATGACTCTGAGGTGGCTCTCCTACAGGCCGTCATCCTGCTTTCATCCG ATCGGCCAGGCCTGAGTAGCGTGGAGCGAATTGAGCGCTGCCAGGAGGAGTTCCTGCTGGCCTTTGAACATTACATCAACTACCGCAAACACAAAGTGGCGCATTTCTGGCCCAAGCTGCTAATGAAGGTGACGGACCTGCGGATGATCGGCGCCTGCCACGCCAGCCGATTCCTTCACATGAAAGTGGAGTGTCCCACCGAGCTattccctcctctcttcctggAGGTCTTCGAGGACTGA
- the thrb gene encoding thyroid hormone receptor beta isoform X2 gives MMNYCIPDMYEMPHSGLGGYSAQGGGEHCMYAAGKGLTGYGPGYGHCEPQPLHHPPCMEQAWPPSQHYSCSYAGGPPVFKSEYSSIEIPLSHYHHQPEYFPEIKSDFSHLQWMQGAHQKGYIPSYLDKDELCVVCGDKATGYHYRCITCEGCKGFFRRTIQKNLNPTYACKYEGKCVIDKVTRNQCQECRFKKCIAVGMATDLVLDDSKRLAKRKLIEENRERRRKEELQKTVWDRQEPTQEEWELIRMVTEAHMATNAQGNHWKQKRKFLSAAGVKETKPEENGQASMVNTPEGNKVDIEAFSQFTKIITPAITRVVDFAKKLPMFCELPCEDQIILLKGCCMEIMSLRAAVRYDPESETLTLNGEMAVTREQLKNGGLGVVSDAIFDLGVSLSSFNLDDSEVALLQAVILLSSDRPGLSSVERIERCQEEFLLAFEHYINYRKHKVAHFWPKLLMKVTDLRMIGACHASRFLHMKVECPTELFPPLFLEVFED, from the exons ATGATGAACTACTGCATACCAGACATGtatgagatgcctcactctgggCTGGGAGGCTACTCGGCGCAGGGCGGTGGGGAACACTGCATGTACGCAGCGGGCAAGGGACTAACCGGGTACGGACCCGGGTACGGACACTGTGAACCCCAGCCACTGCACCATCCGCCCTGCATGGAGCAGGCTTGGCCACCCAGCCAGCACTACTCTTGCTCGTACGCTGGTGGCCCGCCTGTGTTTAAGAGCGAGTATAGCAGCATAGAGATCCCTCTCAGCCATTACCACCATCAGCCTGAATATTTCCCTGAGATCAAATCTGACTTCTCACACCTGCAGTGGATGCAGGGGGCGCACCAGAAAG GGTACATTCCAAGTTACCTGGACAAGGATGAGCTATGTGTAGTGTGCGGGGACAAAGCCACAGGCTATCACTATCGCTGCATTACCTGTGAAGGTTGCAAG GGTTTCTTCAGGCGGACGATTCAGAAGAATCTCAACCCAACCTACGCTTGTAAGTACGAGGGGAAATGTGTCATCGACAAAGTGACCAGAAACCAGTGCCAGGAATGCCGCTTCAAGAAGTGCATTGCGGTGGGCATGGCGACCGACT tgGTGCTGGACGACAGCAAGAGGCTGGCCAAGCGGAAGCTAATCGAGGAGAACCGGGAGCGCCGTAGGaaggaggagctgcagaagACGGTGTGGGACCGACAGGAGCCCACCCAGGAGGAGTGGGAGCTGATCCGTATGGTGACGGAGGCCCACATGGCCACCAACGCACAGGGCAACCACTGGAAGCAGAAGCGGAAATTCCTG AGTGCAGCGGGGGTGAAGGAAACTAAG CCTGAGGAGAATGGTCAAGCGTCCATGGTCAATACACCCGAAGGAAACAAAGTGGATATAGAAGCCTTCAGTCAGTTTACAAAAATTATCACCCCTGCCATAACCCGAGTGGTGGACTTTGCCAAAAAACTGCCTATGTTTTGTGAG CTGCCTTGTGAAGACCAGATCATCCTGTTGAAAGGCTGCTGCATGGAGATCATGTCGCTGCGAGCCGCGGTCCGCTACGACCCGGAGAGTGAGACGCTCACGCTCAACGGCGAGATGGCGGTCACGCGGGAGCAGCTGAAGAACGGCGGCCTGGGCGTGGTCTCGGACGCCATCTTTGACCTGGGCGTGTCGCTGTCCTCCTTTAACCTGGATGACTCTGAGGTGGCTCTCCTACAGGCCGTCATCCTGCTTTCATCCG ATCGGCCAGGCCTGAGTAGCGTGGAGCGAATTGAGCGCTGCCAGGAGGAGTTCCTGCTGGCCTTTGAACATTACATCAACTACCGCAAACACAAAGTGGCGCATTTCTGGCCCAAGCTGCTAATGAAGGTGACGGACCTGCGGATGATCGGCGCCTGCCACGCCAGCCGATTCCTTCACATGAAAGTGGAGTGTCCCACCGAGCTattccctcctctcttcctggAGGTCTTCGAGGACTGA
- the thrb gene encoding thyroid hormone receptor beta isoform X1 translates to MMNYCIPDMYEMPHSGLGGYSAQGGGEHCMYAAGKGLTGYGPGYGHCEPQPLHHPPCMEQAWPPSQHYSCSYAGGPPVFKSEYSSIEIPLSHYHHQPEYFPEIKSDFSHLQWMQGAHQKGYIPSYLDKDELCVVCGDKATGYHYRCITCEGCKGFFRRTIQKNLNPTYACKYEGKCVIDKVTRNQCQECRFKKCIAVGMATDLVLDDSKRLAKRKLIEENRERRRKEELQKTVWDRQEPTQEEWELIRMVTEAHMATNAQGNHWKQKRKFLVEEAMLLNEITCNLFYTSDQSAAGVKETKPEENGQASMVNTPEGNKVDIEAFSQFTKIITPAITRVVDFAKKLPMFCELPCEDQIILLKGCCMEIMSLRAAVRYDPESETLTLNGEMAVTREQLKNGGLGVVSDAIFDLGVSLSSFNLDDSEVALLQAVILLSSDRPGLSSVERIERCQEEFLLAFEHYINYRKHKVAHFWPKLLMKVTDLRMIGACHASRFLHMKVECPTELFPPLFLEVFED, encoded by the exons ATGATGAACTACTGCATACCAGACATGtatgagatgcctcactctgggCTGGGAGGCTACTCGGCGCAGGGCGGTGGGGAACACTGCATGTACGCAGCGGGCAAGGGACTAACCGGGTACGGACCCGGGTACGGACACTGTGAACCCCAGCCACTGCACCATCCGCCCTGCATGGAGCAGGCTTGGCCACCCAGCCAGCACTACTCTTGCTCGTACGCTGGTGGCCCGCCTGTGTTTAAGAGCGAGTATAGCAGCATAGAGATCCCTCTCAGCCATTACCACCATCAGCCTGAATATTTCCCTGAGATCAAATCTGACTTCTCACACCTGCAGTGGATGCAGGGGGCGCACCAGAAAG GGTACATTCCAAGTTACCTGGACAAGGATGAGCTATGTGTAGTGTGCGGGGACAAAGCCACAGGCTATCACTATCGCTGCATTACCTGTGAAGGTTGCAAG GGTTTCTTCAGGCGGACGATTCAGAAGAATCTCAACCCAACCTACGCTTGTAAGTACGAGGGGAAATGTGTCATCGACAAAGTGACCAGAAACCAGTGCCAGGAATGCCGCTTCAAGAAGTGCATTGCGGTGGGCATGGCGACCGACT tgGTGCTGGACGACAGCAAGAGGCTGGCCAAGCGGAAGCTAATCGAGGAGAACCGGGAGCGCCGTAGGaaggaggagctgcagaagACGGTGTGGGACCGACAGGAGCCCACCCAGGAGGAGTGGGAGCTGATCCGTATGGTGACGGAGGCCCACATGGCCACCAACGCACAGGGCAACCACTGGAAGCAGAAGCGGAAATTCCTG GTCGAGGAAGCTATGCTTCTTAATGAAATAACATGTAATTTATTCTATACTTCTGACCAGAGTGCAGCGGGGGTGAAGGAAACTAAG CCTGAGGAGAATGGTCAAGCGTCCATGGTCAATACACCCGAAGGAAACAAAGTGGATATAGAAGCCTTCAGTCAGTTTACAAAAATTATCACCCCTGCCATAACCCGAGTGGTGGACTTTGCCAAAAAACTGCCTATGTTTTGTGAG CTGCCTTGTGAAGACCAGATCATCCTGTTGAAAGGCTGCTGCATGGAGATCATGTCGCTGCGAGCCGCGGTCCGCTACGACCCGGAGAGTGAGACGCTCACGCTCAACGGCGAGATGGCGGTCACGCGGGAGCAGCTGAAGAACGGCGGCCTGGGCGTGGTCTCGGACGCCATCTTTGACCTGGGCGTGTCGCTGTCCTCCTTTAACCTGGATGACTCTGAGGTGGCTCTCCTACAGGCCGTCATCCTGCTTTCATCCG ATCGGCCAGGCCTGAGTAGCGTGGAGCGAATTGAGCGCTGCCAGGAGGAGTTCCTGCTGGCCTTTGAACATTACATCAACTACCGCAAACACAAAGTGGCGCATTTCTGGCCCAAGCTGCTAATGAAGGTGACGGACCTGCGGATGATCGGCGCCTGCCACGCCAGCCGATTCCTTCACATGAAAGTGGAGTGTCCCACCGAGCTattccctcctctcttcctggAGGTCTTCGAGGACTGA
- the LOC116035515 gene encoding uncharacterized protein LOC116035515, whose amino-acid sequence MGHQKWYNTVDLALIVTVFPLNVYLLCQTSLHVSVKMLVQVKYSQQQKYVKLDEDEGRFDFMQFHEKVIERFCLPPDAKVIYKDATGTEVDAEIFSDLVGQGNVVLTVFSDQEFSDFSLSSASETSDSSFSSSASTIILDDVPSKRQRIEDTRDAVSAKQLIETVLRGKSGGEEVLQEYQTTETLTDAARRKMVNILVAHMIDNHGHHPTKAIREDYARGIVMLFPSLKDPYSKKGYVIGIIIVNSFMSCCDTKLCGRH is encoded by the exons ATGGGTCACCAAAAATGGTATAACACTGTCGACTTAGCTTTAATTGTTACCGTTTttcctttaaatgtttatttacttTGTCAAACTTCCTTGCATGTCTCAGTCAAAATGCTGGTCCAGGTGAAGTACAGCCAACAGCAGAAATATGTGAAGTTGGATGAGGATGAAGGACGGTTTGACTTTATGCAATTCCATGAAAAAG TCATCGAGAGATTTTGCCTGCCACCTGATGCAAAAGTTATATACAAGGATGCAACAGGGACAGAAGTTGATGCAGAAATATTCAGTGACCTCGTTGGACAAGGCAATGTGGTGCTGACAGTATTCTCAGATCAGG AATTCTCTGATTTCTCCTTGTCTTCTGCTTCTGAGACGTCTGACTCAAGCTTCAGCTCAAGTGCATCAACTATAATCCTAGATGATGTCCCTAGCAAGAGACAAAGAATTGAGGATACACGTGATGCTGTGTCTGCTAAACAG ttGATTGAAACTGTGCTAAGAGGCAAGTCTGGGGGTGAAGAAGTACTACAGGAGTACCAAACAACAGAAACCCTAACAGACGCTGCAAGAAGAAAAATGGTTAACATCCTGGTGGCTCACATGATTGACAATCATGG GCACCACCCCACTAAAGCAATCAGAGAAGATTATGCACGTGGGATAGTGATGTTGTTCCCTTCCCTCAAGGATCCATACTCCAAGAAGGGCTATGTAATAGGCATTATTATTGTTAACTCTTTCATGTCATGTTGTGACACAAAACTGTGTGGACGACATTGA
- the thrb gene encoding thyroid hormone receptor beta isoform X6 codes for MSEPAENCSPRWKDEAIQNGYIPSYLDKDELCVVCGDKATGYHYRCITCEGCKGFFRRTIQKNLNPTYACKYEGKCVIDKVTRNQCQECRFKKCIAVGMATDLVLDDSKRLAKRKLIEENRERRRKEELQKTVWDRQEPTQEEWELIRMVTEAHMATNAQGNHWKQKRKFLSAAGVKETKPEENGQASMVNTPEGNKVDIEAFSQFTKIITPAITRVVDFAKKLPMFCELPCEDQIILLKGCCMEIMSLRAAVRYDPESETLTLNGEMAVTREQLKNGGLGVVSDAIFDLGVSLSSFNLDDSEVALLQAVILLSSDRPGLSSVERIERCQEEFLLAFEHYINYRKHKVAHFWPKLLMKVTDLRMIGACHASRFLHMKVECPTELFPPLFLEVFED; via the exons GGTACATTCCAAGTTACCTGGACAAGGATGAGCTATGTGTAGTGTGCGGGGACAAAGCCACAGGCTATCACTATCGCTGCATTACCTGTGAAGGTTGCAAG GGTTTCTTCAGGCGGACGATTCAGAAGAATCTCAACCCAACCTACGCTTGTAAGTACGAGGGGAAATGTGTCATCGACAAAGTGACCAGAAACCAGTGCCAGGAATGCCGCTTCAAGAAGTGCATTGCGGTGGGCATGGCGACCGACT tgGTGCTGGACGACAGCAAGAGGCTGGCCAAGCGGAAGCTAATCGAGGAGAACCGGGAGCGCCGTAGGaaggaggagctgcagaagACGGTGTGGGACCGACAGGAGCCCACCCAGGAGGAGTGGGAGCTGATCCGTATGGTGACGGAGGCCCACATGGCCACCAACGCACAGGGCAACCACTGGAAGCAGAAGCGGAAATTCCTG AGTGCAGCGGGGGTGAAGGAAACTAAG CCTGAGGAGAATGGTCAAGCGTCCATGGTCAATACACCCGAAGGAAACAAAGTGGATATAGAAGCCTTCAGTCAGTTTACAAAAATTATCACCCCTGCCATAACCCGAGTGGTGGACTTTGCCAAAAAACTGCCTATGTTTTGTGAG CTGCCTTGTGAAGACCAGATCATCCTGTTGAAAGGCTGCTGCATGGAGATCATGTCGCTGCGAGCCGCGGTCCGCTACGACCCGGAGAGTGAGACGCTCACGCTCAACGGCGAGATGGCGGTCACGCGGGAGCAGCTGAAGAACGGCGGCCTGGGCGTGGTCTCGGACGCCATCTTTGACCTGGGCGTGTCGCTGTCCTCCTTTAACCTGGATGACTCTGAGGTGGCTCTCCTACAGGCCGTCATCCTGCTTTCATCCG ATCGGCCAGGCCTGAGTAGCGTGGAGCGAATTGAGCGCTGCCAGGAGGAGTTCCTGCTGGCCTTTGAACATTACATCAACTACCGCAAACACAAAGTGGCGCATTTCTGGCCCAAGCTGCTAATGAAGGTGACGGACCTGCGGATGATCGGCGCCTGCCACGCCAGCCGATTCCTTCACATGAAAGTGGAGTGTCCCACCGAGCTattccctcctctcttcctggAGGTCTTCGAGGACTGA
- the thrb gene encoding thyroid hormone receptor beta isoform X3, whose translation MMNYCIPDMYEMPHSGLGGYSAQGGGEHCMYAAGKGLTGYGPGYGHCEPQPLHHPPCMEQAWPPSQHYSCSYAGGPPVFKSEYSSIEIPLSHYHHQPEYFPEIKSDFSHLQWMQGAHQKGYIPSYLDKDELCVVCGDKATGYHYRCITCEGCKGFFRRTIQKNLNPTYACKYEGKCVIDKVTRNQCQECRFKKCIAVGMATDLVLDDSKRLAKRKLIEENRERRRKEELQKTVWDRQEPTQEEWELIRMVTEAHMATNAQGNHWKQKRKFLPEENGQASMVNTPEGNKVDIEAFSQFTKIITPAITRVVDFAKKLPMFCELPCEDQIILLKGCCMEIMSLRAAVRYDPESETLTLNGEMAVTREQLKNGGLGVVSDAIFDLGVSLSSFNLDDSEVALLQAVILLSSDRPGLSSVERIERCQEEFLLAFEHYINYRKHKVAHFWPKLLMKVTDLRMIGACHASRFLHMKVECPTELFPPLFLEVFED comes from the exons ATGATGAACTACTGCATACCAGACATGtatgagatgcctcactctgggCTGGGAGGCTACTCGGCGCAGGGCGGTGGGGAACACTGCATGTACGCAGCGGGCAAGGGACTAACCGGGTACGGACCCGGGTACGGACACTGTGAACCCCAGCCACTGCACCATCCGCCCTGCATGGAGCAGGCTTGGCCACCCAGCCAGCACTACTCTTGCTCGTACGCTGGTGGCCCGCCTGTGTTTAAGAGCGAGTATAGCAGCATAGAGATCCCTCTCAGCCATTACCACCATCAGCCTGAATATTTCCCTGAGATCAAATCTGACTTCTCACACCTGCAGTGGATGCAGGGGGCGCACCAGAAAG GGTACATTCCAAGTTACCTGGACAAGGATGAGCTATGTGTAGTGTGCGGGGACAAAGCCACAGGCTATCACTATCGCTGCATTACCTGTGAAGGTTGCAAG GGTTTCTTCAGGCGGACGATTCAGAAGAATCTCAACCCAACCTACGCTTGTAAGTACGAGGGGAAATGTGTCATCGACAAAGTGACCAGAAACCAGTGCCAGGAATGCCGCTTCAAGAAGTGCATTGCGGTGGGCATGGCGACCGACT tgGTGCTGGACGACAGCAAGAGGCTGGCCAAGCGGAAGCTAATCGAGGAGAACCGGGAGCGCCGTAGGaaggaggagctgcagaagACGGTGTGGGACCGACAGGAGCCCACCCAGGAGGAGTGGGAGCTGATCCGTATGGTGACGGAGGCCCACATGGCCACCAACGCACAGGGCAACCACTGGAAGCAGAAGCGGAAATTCCTG CCTGAGGAGAATGGTCAAGCGTCCATGGTCAATACACCCGAAGGAAACAAAGTGGATATAGAAGCCTTCAGTCAGTTTACAAAAATTATCACCCCTGCCATAACCCGAGTGGTGGACTTTGCCAAAAAACTGCCTATGTTTTGTGAG CTGCCTTGTGAAGACCAGATCATCCTGTTGAAAGGCTGCTGCATGGAGATCATGTCGCTGCGAGCCGCGGTCCGCTACGACCCGGAGAGTGAGACGCTCACGCTCAACGGCGAGATGGCGGTCACGCGGGAGCAGCTGAAGAACGGCGGCCTGGGCGTGGTCTCGGACGCCATCTTTGACCTGGGCGTGTCGCTGTCCTCCTTTAACCTGGATGACTCTGAGGTGGCTCTCCTACAGGCCGTCATCCTGCTTTCATCCG ATCGGCCAGGCCTGAGTAGCGTGGAGCGAATTGAGCGCTGCCAGGAGGAGTTCCTGCTGGCCTTTGAACATTACATCAACTACCGCAAACACAAAGTGGCGCATTTCTGGCCCAAGCTGCTAATGAAGGTGACGGACCTGCGGATGATCGGCGCCTGCCACGCCAGCCGATTCCTTCACATGAAAGTGGAGTGTCCCACCGAGCTattccctcctctcttcctggAGGTCTTCGAGGACTGA
- the thrb gene encoding thyroid hormone receptor beta isoform X5 produces the protein MSGYIPSYLDKDELCVVCGDKATGYHYRCITCEGCKGFFRRTIQKNLNPTYACKYEGKCVIDKVTRNQCQECRFKKCIAVGMATDLVLDDSKRLAKRKLIEENRERRRKEELQKTVWDRQEPTQEEWELIRMVTEAHMATNAQGNHWKQKRKFLVEEAMLLNEITCNLFYTSDQSAAGVKETKPEENGQASMVNTPEGNKVDIEAFSQFTKIITPAITRVVDFAKKLPMFCELPCEDQIILLKGCCMEIMSLRAAVRYDPESETLTLNGEMAVTREQLKNGGLGVVSDAIFDLGVSLSSFNLDDSEVALLQAVILLSSDRPGLSSVERIERCQEEFLLAFEHYINYRKHKVAHFWPKLLMKVTDLRMIGACHASRFLHMKVECPTELFPPLFLEVFED, from the exons GGTACATTCCAAGTTACCTGGACAAGGATGAGCTATGTGTAGTGTGCGGGGACAAAGCCACAGGCTATCACTATCGCTGCATTACCTGTGAAGGTTGCAAG GGTTTCTTCAGGCGGACGATTCAGAAGAATCTCAACCCAACCTACGCTTGTAAGTACGAGGGGAAATGTGTCATCGACAAAGTGACCAGAAACCAGTGCCAGGAATGCCGCTTCAAGAAGTGCATTGCGGTGGGCATGGCGACCGACT tgGTGCTGGACGACAGCAAGAGGCTGGCCAAGCGGAAGCTAATCGAGGAGAACCGGGAGCGCCGTAGGaaggaggagctgcagaagACGGTGTGGGACCGACAGGAGCCCACCCAGGAGGAGTGGGAGCTGATCCGTATGGTGACGGAGGCCCACATGGCCACCAACGCACAGGGCAACCACTGGAAGCAGAAGCGGAAATTCCTG GTCGAGGAAGCTATGCTTCTTAATGAAATAACATGTAATTTATTCTATACTTCTGACCAGAGTGCAGCGGGGGTGAAGGAAACTAAG CCTGAGGAGAATGGTCAAGCGTCCATGGTCAATACACCCGAAGGAAACAAAGTGGATATAGAAGCCTTCAGTCAGTTTACAAAAATTATCACCCCTGCCATAACCCGAGTGGTGGACTTTGCCAAAAAACTGCCTATGTTTTGTGAG CTGCCTTGTGAAGACCAGATCATCCTGTTGAAAGGCTGCTGCATGGAGATCATGTCGCTGCGAGCCGCGGTCCGCTACGACCCGGAGAGTGAGACGCTCACGCTCAACGGCGAGATGGCGGTCACGCGGGAGCAGCTGAAGAACGGCGGCCTGGGCGTGGTCTCGGACGCCATCTTTGACCTGGGCGTGTCGCTGTCCTCCTTTAACCTGGATGACTCTGAGGTGGCTCTCCTACAGGCCGTCATCCTGCTTTCATCCG ATCGGCCAGGCCTGAGTAGCGTGGAGCGAATTGAGCGCTGCCAGGAGGAGTTCCTGCTGGCCTTTGAACATTACATCAACTACCGCAAACACAAAGTGGCGCATTTCTGGCCCAAGCTGCTAATGAAGGTGACGGACCTGCGGATGATCGGCGCCTGCCACGCCAGCCGATTCCTTCACATGAAAGTGGAGTGTCCCACCGAGCTattccctcctctcttcctggAGGTCTTCGAGGACTGA